tggcCGTTGCTTGCAATGCTCACGGAAGGAAATTgtgatgaaaaattgaaaaagaagtaagaaaaaaggacccaaaaaaagagaggaaaaaaaaaaaaatagaccaGTTAGAAGGTAAAAATTGCTCGGTCCAGTCACTGtctaaaaaaggaaaggaaaattagttcaaaaaaaaaaaaaaaaaaaaggaaagggaaaaagtaaaCTCACGGGAGTCGCAGAATCCCTAGAATTCCCAATTCCACAGCGGAGAGCTCTTCGTTCCGCGCGAcgattccttcttcttcttcttctcccggCAACATCTGCAATCGCTTGTGCAGAAAACGCAGGAGAGCTCCCCATGGATCCAATCGAAAGGCGCCCATGGTCCAGCCTTCCTATGGACATTCTCTCCATGATCGGCGATCGGCTCGACACCTGCATCGACGTCCTCCGATTCCGCAGCGTCTGCTCTTCGTTCCGCTCCTCGATCCCCGCGCCTCGTCGCGAGGCCTGTCGATTCCCTCTCCAAATCCAGCCCGACCTCTTCCTCCGCGCTAGCACGATCTACGCCCTCGGGACGCCGGACGGGGCCGCCGGCTCCGGTCGTGCGCGGTGGCTGCTGAAGCTCGAGGAGTCGGGGCGCGGGCGCATGCGGATCCTCAGCCTCTTCTCGCGGCGGAGGATCGCCCACTTGCTCCCCAACACCTTCCCGAAGGTACTCGATTCTCGCCGATTCCGAATGGTCGAAATCTGTAGGCAATACACGCTCGATGCTCGCGGTTCAGCCGCAGACCTCCTTCCACCTTTTGTGAAAGCAGTGATGCATCCGGATAGCGTAGGTTCCGATTTAGGTCAGCGTTCGGTTTATTCCCTCGATGAATTTGCGCGATTAGGTTGTTGGAATTACGGGGATGACAATTGGAGCCTGGATGATTGTGGTTATGGTTATAGCGACATCGTAGTGTATGAGGGCAAAGTCTGGGTCGTGGATCACGCCGGGAAGTTGTCGCAGATGCATACATCTCTCGAGCATCGAAGTTTCTCACTGCCATTCTACCAAACCGACGGTCGCCGCCGCAAGTGCCACGGCTCTTCGAAGCATCTGGCGGTGTTGGGCGGTGATCTTTACTTAGCGGACAGATTCTTCGGCGGCTACGGGGATGGTTTTCAGACGGCTTTTTCATAGTCTATAGATTGGATCGACGGCGTGGGAGATGGGAGGAGGTGAGGAGCTTGGGGAATTCGGCTTTCTTTATCTGCAACCGGGACTCGTTCGTGGTCtcggcgggcgagctcgacgGGCGCGGCGCGAATTGCATCTACCACGCGGAGAATCAGTACTCTAAATTTGACGTGTACGACGTGGCGACTCAGAGGCTCAGGTGGCCGGACAAGTCCGACTTCCTTATTGGTTTATCCTGTTCCGATGATGCGGGGCGATAAGGTTATTGGAAGTGTGGGGATGAGACTGACGGTTTGTCACTCACGCCCCTTGTAAATGCACTTATGTTTGCACTTTTTGGAATTCAGTTCTCATTATACATgtatataagattaaatttttgttttctgggaaaaaaaagaatcttatTACGATTAC
The nucleotide sequence above comes from Eucalyptus grandis isolate ANBG69807.140 chromosome 2, ASM1654582v1, whole genome shotgun sequence. Encoded proteins:
- the LOC108955351 gene encoding putative F-box protein At5g60060; the protein is MDILSMIGDRLDTCIDVLRFRSVCSSFRSSIPAPRREACRFPLQIQPDLFLRASTIYALGTPDGAAGSGRARWLLKLEESGRGRMRILSLFSRRRIAHLLPNTFPKVLDSRRFRMVEICRQYTLDARGSAADLLPPFVKAVMHPDSVGSDLGQRSVYSLDEFARLGCWNYGDDNWSLDDCGYGYSDIVVYEGKVWVVDHAGKLSQMHTSLEHRSFSLPFYQTDGRRRKCHGSSKHLAVLGGDLYLADRFFGGYGDGFQTAFS